One window of the Aptenodytes patagonicus chromosome 5, bAptPat1.pri.cur, whole genome shotgun sequence genome contains the following:
- the DBT gene encoding lipoamide acyltransferase component of branched-chain alpha-keto acid dehydrogenase complex, mitochondrial isoform X1 produces the protein MLKTHGKHYETSHLEIVQRFDVLLVIIFAGVLFSGSSKKIISKFYSFELLEVCIHRVRSCSSIRFIKSKYVCVFDKSALKFSHQQRLFRTSAVSCGQIVQFKLSDIGEGITEVTVKEWYIKEGDSVSQFDSICEVQSDKASVTITSRYDGIIRKLHYNLDDIAYVGKPLVDIEIDASKGVAPEEDVVETPPMSHEEHTHQEIKGHKTLATPAVRRLAMENNIKLSEVVGTGKDNRILKEDILNYLAKQTGAILPPSPKAEIIPPLPKSETVPAAPKDKARKIPVPVSRPIVFSGKDKTEPITGFHKAMVKTMSAALKIPHFGYCDEIDLTQLVQLREELKPLAQIRGVKLSFMPFFIKAASLGLLQYPILNASLDESCQNVTYKASHNIGVAMDTEQGLIVPNVKNVQVCSVFEIASELNRLQSLGSAGQLGANDLTGGTFTLSNIGTIGGTYAKPVILPPEVAIGALGKIQVLPRFNGKGEVFKAQIMNVSWSADHRIIDGATMARFSNLWKSYLENPASMLLDLK, from the exons ATGTTAAAAACACATGGAAAGCATTATGAAACTTCACATTTAGAAATAGTTCAGAGATTTGATGTGCTCCTTGTGATCATCTTCGCAG GTGTGCTGTTTTCTGGCTCCTCTAAGAAGATAATTTCTAAATTTTACAGTTTTGAGCTACTTGAG GTTTGCATTCACCGTGTTAGATCGTGCAGCAGCATTCGCtttataaaatcaaaatatgtGTGCGTGTTTGACAAATCTGCCCTCAAGTTTAGTCATCAACAGCGATTATTCAGAACATCTGCTG TTTCGTGTGGCCAAATTGTCCAGTTTAAGCTTTCTGACATTGGAGAAGGGATTACGGAGGTGACTGTAAAAGAATG GTATATAAAAGAAGGTGATAGCGTGTCTCAGTTTGATAGCATCTGTGAAGTACAAAGCGATAAAGCTTCCGTCACTATTACTAGTCGTTATGATGGCATCATTAGAAAACTCCATTACAATTTAGATGACATTGCTTATGTTGGAAAACCACTAGTGGACATTGAAATCGATGCTTCAAAAG gTGTTGCCCCTGAAGAAGATGTTGTTGAAACACCTCCTATGTCTCATGAAGAGCACACTCACCAAGAGATAAAAGGTCACAAAACATTAGCAACCCCTGCAGTTCGTCGTCTGGCCATGGAGAACAAT ATTAAATTGAGTGAAGTTGTTGGAACAGGGAAAGATAACAGAATCCTTAAAGAAGACATACTCAATTACTTGGCCAAACAAACAGGAGCTATTTTACCTCCATCACCGAAGGCTGAAATTATCCCACCTTTGCCAAAATCAGAGACTGTGCCAGCTGCTCCAAAGGACAAAGCACGCAAAATTCCTGTACCTGTTTCCAGACCCATTGTGTTTTCAGGAAAAGATAAAACTGAACCTATAACAG GTTTTCACAAGGCAATGGTAAAGACTATGAGTGCAGCCCTGAAGATACCCCACTTCGGTTATTGTGATGAGATTGATTTGACTCAGCTTGTTCAGCTGCGAGAAGAGCTGAAACCTCTAGCACAAATTCGTGGAGTTAAGCTTTCCTTTATGCCTTTCTTCATAAAG GCAGCCTCTCTGGGATTATTGCAGTATCCCATTCTTAATGCTTCTTTGGATGAAAGCTGTCAAAATGTCACATATAAG GCTTCGCACAACATTGGAGTTGCTATGGACACAGAGCAAGGTTTAATTGTCCCAAATGTGAAAAATGTTCAAGTCTGTAGTGTGTTTGAAATTGCTTCTGAATTAAATCGCCTACAGTCCTTGGGCTCTGCAGGCCAACTGGGAGCAAATGACCTCACTGGGGGAACATTCACCCTTTCAAATATTGGCACA attgGTGGCACTTATGCCAAACCAGTGATACTACCTCCTGAAGTAGCTATTGGAGCACTTGGAAAGATACAG GTTCTTCCTCGGTTTAATGGAAAAGGTGAAGTATTTAAAGCACAGATAATGAATGTGAGTTGGTCAGCTGATCACCGCATCATTGATGGAGCTACAATGGCCCGGTTTTCTAACTTGTGGAAATCTTACTTGGAGAACCCTGCTTCAATGCTGCTAGAccttaaataa
- the DBT gene encoding lipoamide acyltransferase component of branched-chain alpha-keto acid dehydrogenase complex, mitochondrial isoform X2 gives MAAVTALRSSCRAVGRLVCIHRVRSCSSIRFIKSKYVCVFDKSALKFSHQQRLFRTSAVSCGQIVQFKLSDIGEGITEVTVKEWYIKEGDSVSQFDSICEVQSDKASVTITSRYDGIIRKLHYNLDDIAYVGKPLVDIEIDASKGVAPEEDVVETPPMSHEEHTHQEIKGHKTLATPAVRRLAMENNIKLSEVVGTGKDNRILKEDILNYLAKQTGAILPPSPKAEIIPPLPKSETVPAAPKDKARKIPVPVSRPIVFSGKDKTEPITGFHKAMVKTMSAALKIPHFGYCDEIDLTQLVQLREELKPLAQIRGVKLSFMPFFIKAASLGLLQYPILNASLDESCQNVTYKASHNIGVAMDTEQGLIVPNVKNVQVCSVFEIASELNRLQSLGSAGQLGANDLTGGTFTLSNIGTIGGTYAKPVILPPEVAIGALGKIQVLPRFNGKGEVFKAQIMNVSWSADHRIIDGATMARFSNLWKSYLENPASMLLDLK, from the exons ATGGCGGCCGTGACCGCTCTGAGGAGCAGCTGCCGAGCAGTGGGGCGCCTG GTTTGCATTCACCGTGTTAGATCGTGCAGCAGCATTCGCtttataaaatcaaaatatgtGTGCGTGTTTGACAAATCTGCCCTCAAGTTTAGTCATCAACAGCGATTATTCAGAACATCTGCTG TTTCGTGTGGCCAAATTGTCCAGTTTAAGCTTTCTGACATTGGAGAAGGGATTACGGAGGTGACTGTAAAAGAATG GTATATAAAAGAAGGTGATAGCGTGTCTCAGTTTGATAGCATCTGTGAAGTACAAAGCGATAAAGCTTCCGTCACTATTACTAGTCGTTATGATGGCATCATTAGAAAACTCCATTACAATTTAGATGACATTGCTTATGTTGGAAAACCACTAGTGGACATTGAAATCGATGCTTCAAAAG gTGTTGCCCCTGAAGAAGATGTTGTTGAAACACCTCCTATGTCTCATGAAGAGCACACTCACCAAGAGATAAAAGGTCACAAAACATTAGCAACCCCTGCAGTTCGTCGTCTGGCCATGGAGAACAAT ATTAAATTGAGTGAAGTTGTTGGAACAGGGAAAGATAACAGAATCCTTAAAGAAGACATACTCAATTACTTGGCCAAACAAACAGGAGCTATTTTACCTCCATCACCGAAGGCTGAAATTATCCCACCTTTGCCAAAATCAGAGACTGTGCCAGCTGCTCCAAAGGACAAAGCACGCAAAATTCCTGTACCTGTTTCCAGACCCATTGTGTTTTCAGGAAAAGATAAAACTGAACCTATAACAG GTTTTCACAAGGCAATGGTAAAGACTATGAGTGCAGCCCTGAAGATACCCCACTTCGGTTATTGTGATGAGATTGATTTGACTCAGCTTGTTCAGCTGCGAGAAGAGCTGAAACCTCTAGCACAAATTCGTGGAGTTAAGCTTTCCTTTATGCCTTTCTTCATAAAG GCAGCCTCTCTGGGATTATTGCAGTATCCCATTCTTAATGCTTCTTTGGATGAAAGCTGTCAAAATGTCACATATAAG GCTTCGCACAACATTGGAGTTGCTATGGACACAGAGCAAGGTTTAATTGTCCCAAATGTGAAAAATGTTCAAGTCTGTAGTGTGTTTGAAATTGCTTCTGAATTAAATCGCCTACAGTCCTTGGGCTCTGCAGGCCAACTGGGAGCAAATGACCTCACTGGGGGAACATTCACCCTTTCAAATATTGGCACA attgGTGGCACTTATGCCAAACCAGTGATACTACCTCCTGAAGTAGCTATTGGAGCACTTGGAAAGATACAG GTTCTTCCTCGGTTTAATGGAAAAGGTGAAGTATTTAAAGCACAGATAATGAATGTGAGTTGGTCAGCTGATCACCGCATCATTGATGGAGCTACAATGGCCCGGTTTTCTAACTTGTGGAAATCTTACTTGGAGAACCCTGCTTCAATGCTGCTAGAccttaaataa